From bacterium, one genomic window encodes:
- a CDS encoding PAS domain-containing sensor histidine kinase, with protein sequence MVIKKIIKKFLDPVDLEVYPDAIIIINAINDIIGWNSNAEKIFGYLESEIAGRNIAILFDNCVEKIHDALDQNTSQIITAKNRNGEDIIVEISCSPFNKNGKNIISVKDITKNQKVIEKLLLEYEKVSKIAQNKNGFIAAHSNELKKPIHSIIGFSQGMIDGVCGQIDEKQEKYISIINKNAINLLTLVENMIILSKIEAEQIQTEYKVFDVTELLVSIKNDIEHLIKEKNINFDIDFSELERKNIYSDESLLRQILLNLYTNAVKFTDVGQVQISMKHPDMETVKNLGIHRVPYFTEKSYIMFSISDTGIGISEEDQQGIFDEYSPSGKIMTRKYGGTGLGLAITKKLTDILGGNVFLTSKLSHGSTFYFIIPVEKIITPLINKTEE encoded by the coding sequence ATGGTTATAAAAAAAATTATAAAAAAATTTTTAGATCCGGTTGATTTAGAAGTTTATCCTGATGCAATCATCATCATAAATGCAATCAATGATATTATAGGCTGGAATAGCAATGCTGAAAAGATTTTTGGTTATCTTGAAAGTGAAATTGCGGGTAGAAATATAGCTATCCTGTTTGATAATTGTGTTGAAAAAATTCATGATGCGCTTGATCAAAATACGAGCCAGATTATAACCGCAAAAAACAGGAACGGTGAAGATATAATAGTTGAAATTTCCTGTAGTCCGTTCAATAAAAATGGAAAAAATATAATTTCCGTAAAAGATATAACTAAAAATCAGAAAGTAATAGAAAAACTTCTTTTAGAATATGAAAAAGTTTCCAAAATAGCGCAAAACAAAAACGGTTTTATCGCAGCGCACTCAAATGAACTAAAAAAGCCTATCCATTCTATTATTGGTTTTTCGCAGGGGATGATTGACGGAGTTTGCGGACAAATAGACGAAAAGCAGGAAAAATATATTTCAATTATTAACAAAAACGCTATTAACCTGCTTACTTTGGTAGAAAATATGATTATTCTCTCCAAAATAGAAGCTGAGCAAATTCAAACGGAGTATAAAGTTTTTGATGTTACAGAACTCCTTGTATCTATTAAAAATGATATTGAACATTTAATTAAGGAAAAAAATATCAACTTTGACATTGATTTTAGCGAACTGGAAAGAAAAAATATTTATTCCGATGAAAGCCTGCTAAGGCAAATTCTGTTAAATCTTTACACAAATGCAGTCAAGTTTACTGATGTCGGTCAGGTGCAAATATCAATGAAACACCCTGACATGGAAACAGTCAAAAATTTGGGAATTCATAGAGTTCCTTATTTTACCGAAAAATCATATATTATGTTTTCAATATCAGACACGGGCATAGGCATTTCAGAAGAAGACCAGCAGGGAATTTTTGATGAATATAGTCCATCAGGTAAAATAATGACAAGAAAGTATGGCGGAACGGGTTTAGGTCTGGCTATAACAAAAAAATTGACTGATATTCTGGGCGGAAATGTTTTTTTAACAAGTAAGTTGAGCCATGGTTCAACATTTTACTTTATAATTCCGGTAGAAAAAATCATAACCCCTTTAATTAACAAAACAGAAGAATAA
- a CDS encoding NUDIX domain-containing protein: MFESKTHEVTVDIVIFTIRKKKLEVLLIQRGLEPYKDKWAIPGGFVRLSENLDDAAKRVLYEKTHVKDVYLEQLYTFGDPYRYPNARVITVSYFALIRSDDLKLEAEAGLNIQQINWHSVYSLPELAFDHKDIIDYAIKRLRERLEYTPIAFQLLSKKFTLTQLQKTYEVILNTDLDKRNFRKKMISLEILNEYEEFTKASSKRPARLYGFNDETIKSQTGFIVNS; encoded by the coding sequence ATGTTTGAATCAAAAACACATGAAGTTACGGTCGACATAGTCATCTTTACCATCAGAAAGAAAAAACTTGAAGTTCTTCTGATTCAAAGGGGCTTAGAACCGTATAAAGACAAATGGGCAATCCCGGGAGGTTTTGTCAGGTTGTCCGAAAACCTTGATGATGCGGCTAAACGTGTTCTTTATGAAAAAACTCACGTCAAAGACGTTTATCTTGAACAATTATACACTTTCGGTGATCCTTACCGTTATCCAAACGCAAGGGTTATAACAGTAAGTTATTTTGCACTCATAAGATCGGATGATTTAAAGCTTGAAGCAGAAGCAGGACTTAATATTCAACAAATCAACTGGCATTCTGTATATAGTTTGCCTGAACTTGCATTTGACCACAAAGATATTATTGATTATGCAATAAAAAGACTTAGAGAAAGACTGGAATACACACCTATAGCCTTCCAGCTGCTGTCCAAGAAATTTACTTTAACACAGCTTCAAAAAACTTATGAAGTTATCTTAAATACAGATCTTGATAAAAGAAATTTCAGAAAAAAAATGATTTCTCTTGAAATTCTAAATGAATACGAAGAATTTACTAAAGCTTCGTCCAAGCGCCCTGCAAGGCTTTATGGATTTAATGATGAAACAATTAAATCCCAGACAGGTTTTATCGTAAACAGTTAA
- a CDS encoding molybdopterin molybdotransferase MoeA produces MLESMFLDQPVELALENYLKEYSQFNIEPEIINVENSLSRILYEDILVKYDIPCADKALIDGYAVNSKDISEAEVNNPVTLRIIGEANVESPNTFVVSKNEAVRISKGAIMPENADSVIKPEDTLTETDKPSSKGNNHAGKKLKVFASVITGFEVAKKAEDSKAGDVFILKQRKIRPQDIGGILGLGYRQIKVFKKPVVAIIPTGNELVSIDIEPDPTQIISSNSYVLTGFIEQLGGIGKIANIVKDDLKQVKKAVLKALEVSNMVIVSGGCSTGVKDYTLKAIQSIEGAKILSHSVAMKPGGHVLLAIVNGKPVIGLPGHPVSNLTSFHVFAKPVLRKISGDPRSFWQITKDTPSMQATLTKNIKSPEDKEDYVRVRLKELGNGKISAYPFTGRSSFLSTLVKSHGIIKIPSDCTALYEGDVVEVMLF; encoded by the coding sequence ATGTTGGAATCAATGTTTTTAGATCAACCCGTAGAGTTGGCTTTAGAAAATTATTTAAAAGAATATTCACAATTTAATATTGAACCGGAAATTATAAATGTTGAAAATTCTTTATCAAGAATATTATATGAAGATATTCTTGTAAAATATGATATTCCTTGTGCAGACAAAGCTTTAATTGATGGATATGCCGTTAACTCAAAAGATATATCCGAAGCAGAGGTTAATAATCCTGTAACTCTAAGGATTATCGGGGAGGCAAATGTTGAAAGTCCAAACACATTTGTTGTTTCAAAAAATGAAGCTGTAAGAATTTCAAAAGGGGCAATAATGCCTGAAAATGCAGACTCTGTGATTAAGCCTGAAGACACTTTGACAGAAACAGATAAACCCTCGTCAAAAGGGAATAATCACGCAGGGAAAAAATTAAAGGTGTTTGCAAGTGTAATAACAGGTTTTGAGGTCGCAAAAAAAGCTGAAGATTCCAAAGCAGGCGATGTTTTTATACTTAAACAAAGAAAAATACGCCCTCAGGATATTGGCGGAATCCTCGGACTGGGGTACAGGCAGATAAAAGTTTTTAAAAAACCTGTAGTAGCAATTATTCCGACAGGTAATGAACTTGTTTCTATTGATATTGAGCCTGATCCTACACAAATTATATCCTCAAACAGTTATGTCTTAACCGGATTTATAGAGCAATTAGGCGGCATTGGAAAAATAGCAAATATTGTTAAAGATGATTTAAAACAAGTTAAGAAAGCTGTTTTAAAAGCGCTGGAAGTTTCTAATATGGTAATTGTTTCCGGTGGTTGCTCTACAGGTGTAAAAGATTATACTTTGAAAGCTATACAAAGTATCGAAGGTGCAAAAATTCTTTCACACAGCGTAGCAATGAAACCCGGAGGTCATGTTTTGCTTGCGATAGTTAATGGCAAGCCTGTGATAGGGTTGCCTGGTCATCCTGTCTCTAATCTTACAAGCTTTCATGTGTTTGCGAAGCCTGTTCTCAGGAAAATTTCGGGAGATCCGAGATCTTTTTGGCAAATAACCAAAGACACTCCATCAATGCAAGCAACTCTTACAAAAAATATTAAATCTCCTGAAGATAAAGAAGATTATGTAAGAGTAAGGCTCAAAGAACTTGGAAACGGTAAAATTTCCGCATATCCATTTACAGGAAGGTCATCTTTTCTTTCAACGCTTGTAAAATCGCACGGAATTATAAAAATCCCTTCTGACTGCACTGCTTTGTACGAAGGTGACGTTGTAGAAGTAATGTTGTTTTAA
- a CDS encoding nitroreductase family protein — protein MVLNEIQERFSIRNFADKQISDEVLKEILEAGRLAPSWINTQPWHFIAVKDARNKLLLSQLAHGQKHVEFAPVVVVCCGDKSAWEKENFRETMQKRGFLEERIEILLNNPIFNPTLISEDAVMTRTLEELTYAIAYMTLEAKAHGVGSCIIGAIGNDLTGSVPEVYELTKKTLDLPEDLTIMTLLLLGYPAETQEIPVRIRKSFDEVVSYEIYGR, from the coding sequence ATGGTCTTAAATGAAATACAGGAAAGATTTTCGATAAGAAATTTTGCGGATAAACAAATTTCCGATGAAGTGCTGAAAGAAATTCTGGAAGCGGGAAGGCTTGCTCCTTCCTGGATAAATACACAGCCATGGCATTTTATAGCAGTAAAAGATGCAAGAAATAAATTGCTTTTGTCTCAACTGGCTCACGGGCAGAAACATGTTGAATTTGCGCCTGTTGTTGTAGTTTGTTGTGGAGATAAAAGTGCGTGGGAAAAAGAAAATTTCAGGGAAACAATGCAAAAACGAGGATTTCTTGAAGAAAGAATAGAAATCCTGCTGAATAATCCTATTTTTAACCCGACTTTGATTAGTGAAGATGCAGTTATGACAAGAACCCTTGAAGAATTGACATACGCTATAGCTTATATGACTCTGGAAGCAAAGGCTCATGGTGTAGGAAGCTGTATAATCGGTGCAATAGGAAATGATTTGACAGGTTCAGTACCGGAAGTTTACGAACTGACAAAGAAAACTCTTGATTTGCCGGAGGATTTAACTATTATGACTTTGCTGCTTCTGGGATATCCTGCTGAAACTCAAGAAATACCCGTTAGAATTCGCAAATCCTTTGATGAAGTTGTTTCGTATGAGATTTATGGAAGATAA
- a CDS encoding enoyl-CoA hydratase-related protein — MTEISQETRKFSLEKQDNIAVLTIKTSEKINQFSIEALNELSAILDEINKDKSINVLIFTGNGKAFVAGADIKQMINMGQFEAEEFSKLGQSVFNKVDSLKCITIAAINGVAVGGGCELSLACDYRIAVEEAKLGQPEISIGAIPGWGGCYRLPRLVGYNNARDMILTGKLIDTQEALKIGLIDKITTQENLLNSATELAKELLQKSPLILEYAKEALKAGISLDKDSADRKEQILFGLSFASEDRKEGMQAFIEKRKPEFKGI, encoded by the coding sequence ATGACAGAAATATCACAGGAAACAAGAAAATTTTCTCTTGAAAAACAAGATAATATAGCGGTACTAACCATAAAAACCTCTGAAAAAATCAACCAATTCAGCATAGAAGCTTTAAACGAACTTTCTGCAATTCTTGATGAAATAAACAAAGATAAATCTATAAATGTTTTAATTTTTACAGGAAACGGGAAAGCTTTTGTTGCAGGTGCAGATATAAAACAAATGATAAATATGGGACAGTTTGAAGCAGAAGAGTTTTCCAAACTTGGTCAGTCGGTGTTTAATAAAGTTGATAGCCTGAAATGCATTACCATAGCTGCGATAAATGGAGTTGCAGTTGGTGGAGGATGCGAATTATCCTTAGCATGTGATTACAGAATTGCAGTTGAAGAAGCAAAATTAGGACAGCCGGAAATATCTATCGGTGCAATCCCCGGTTGGGGAGGTTGTTACAGATTGCCGCGCCTTGTCGGTTATAATAATGCAAGAGATATGATTTTGACGGGAAAACTTATTGATACGCAAGAAGCTCTAAAAATAGGTTTGATTGACAAAATCACAACTCAGGAAAATCTTTTAAATTCTGCTACTGAACTTGCAAAAGAATTGCTTCAAAAATCACCTTTGATTTTGGAATACGCAAAAGAAGCATTAAAAGCAGGAATTTCTCTTGATAAAGACTCTGCTGACAGAAAAGAACAAATTTTGTTCGGACTTTCTTTTGCAAGCGAAGACAGAAAAGAAGGTATGCAAGCTTTTATAGAGAAAAGAAAACCTGAATTCAAAGGAATTTAA
- a CDS encoding 3-hydroxyacyl-CoA dehydrogenase NAD-binding domain-containing protein: MKNISVIGAGIMGSGIATVALLSGYKVKLTDISLDFLNKAKSKIEKNLLKSVEKEVITDETRIEILQNLELSTEFSEIKDSQLIIEAISENIEIKKKLFSQLCEFASEDAIVASNTSALRITDLANLYKKPENVIGMHFFNPPVVMKLVELIKTEQTCEKIYNISKEFVISLNKEPVEVKESPGFIVNRVLIPMINEAALIFEEGVSSAEDIDKAMMLGANHPVGPLALADMIGIDVCQAIMETLKNDFNSEKYQPAPIFKKMTEQGKLGKKSGSGFYDYTK, encoded by the coding sequence ATTAAAAATATTTCAGTAATAGGTGCTGGTATAATGGGTTCCGGCATAGCCACAGTAGCCCTTTTATCAGGATATAAAGTAAAGCTTACGGATATTTCCCTAGATTTTTTGAATAAAGCAAAATCTAAAATCGAAAAAAATCTTCTGAAAAGCGTAGAAAAAGAAGTTATAACTGATGAAACACGCATAGAAATTCTCCAGAACTTAGAACTGTCAACTGAATTTAGTGAAATTAAAGATTCCCAGCTTATTATTGAGGCTATTAGTGAAAATATCGAAATCAAGAAAAAACTTTTCTCTCAGCTCTGTGAATTTGCTTCAGAAGACGCAATAGTTGCCTCAAACACTTCGGCACTTAGGATTACAGACCTTGCAAATCTGTATAAAAAGCCTGAAAATGTCATAGGAATGCACTTTTTTAACCCCCCTGTCGTAATGAAGCTTGTAGAATTAATTAAAACAGAGCAAACATGCGAAAAAATATATAATATTTCAAAAGAATTTGTTATTTCCTTGAACAAAGAACCCGTTGAAGTTAAAGAATCCCCCGGTTTTATAGTAAACAGGGTTTTAATTCCTATGATAAACGAAGCCGCTCTGATTTTTGAAGAAGGTGTATCTTCCGCAGAAGACATTGACAAAGCAATGATGTTAGGGGCAAATCATCCTGTCGGACCACTTGCATTAGCTGATATGATAGGGATAGACGTTTGTCAGGCAATAATGGAAACCTTAAAGAATGATTTCAACTCGGAAAAATATCAACCTGCCCCTATTTTTAAAAAAATGACAGAACAGGGAAAACTTGGTAAAAAATCAGGCTCAGGCTTTTACGATTATACAAAATAA
- a CDS encoding acetyl-CoA C-acetyltransferase — MQKVYIISAKRTAIGSFLGSLANTSAVELGTVVTKAVLEDSGISPEKIDEVIFGNVLSAGLGQNVSRQIALKCAIPESVPSFTINKVCGSGMKALQLAYQSIVLCEADAIIAGGTENMTQSPFILKGAREGLKLGNSNLIDSMINDGLWCAANDYHMGITAENIAEKYNISREEQDNFAAISQKKAAFASEKEYETEIVPVQIKKGKSTENFKTDEYIKPETTAEKLSGLRAAFKTDGRGTVTAGNSSGINDGAAVLLLAGEKFVKENNLKPLAEITGFASTGVDPSVMGIGPVEAIKKLLLKTNQNIKDIELFELNEAFAVQSLAVLKDLNINPDIVNVNGGAVALGHPIGASGARIVVTLLHALKKRDLHTGIASLCIGGGMGIAMSIKTEN, encoded by the coding sequence ATGCAAAAAGTTTATATAATCTCTGCAAAAAGAACGGCAATAGGTTCGTTTTTAGGCTCTTTAGCAAATACTTCCGCTGTTGAATTAGGAACTGTCGTTACAAAAGCAGTTCTGGAAGATTCCGGGATTTCTCCCGAAAAAATTGATGAAGTAATTTTCGGAAATGTTCTTTCTGCCGGACTGGGTCAAAATGTTTCCAGACAAATAGCTTTAAAGTGCGCAATTCCTGAGAGCGTACCTTCCTTTACAATAAATAAAGTCTGCGGTTCGGGAATGAAAGCACTTCAACTTGCTTATCAGAGCATAGTTCTCTGCGAAGCTGATGCAATTATCGCAGGCGGAACTGAAAACATGACCCAATCACCGTTTATTTTAAAAGGTGCAAGAGAGGGTTTAAAGCTTGGCAATTCTAATTTAATTGATTCAATGATTAATGACGGTCTATGGTGTGCTGCTAATGATTATCATATGGGAATAACCGCCGAAAACATTGCTGAAAAATATAATATTTCAAGAGAAGAACAGGATAATTTTGCGGCAATAAGCCAAAAGAAAGCTGCTTTTGCTTCGGAAAAAGAATACGAAACAGAAATTGTACCTGTACAGATTAAAAAAGGCAAATCAACCGAAAATTTTAAAACTGACGAATACATAAAACCTGAAACCACAGCTGAGAAACTCTCAGGATTAAGAGCGGCATTTAAAACTGACGGAAGGGGAACAGTTACGGCAGGAAATTCTTCCGGAATAAATGACGGAGCAGCAGTTTTACTTCTTGCAGGCGAAAAATTTGTAAAAGAAAATAACCTAAAACCGCTTGCTGAAATTACCGGCTTTGCTTCTACAGGCGTTGATCCTTCAGTTATGGGCATTGGACCTGTCGAAGCAATAAAAAAGCTCCTGCTTAAAACAAATCAGAATATAAAAGATATTGAACTTTTCGAACTTAACGAAGCTTTTGCAGTTCAATCTTTAGCTGTTTTAAAAGATTTAAACATAAATCCTGATATTGTGAATGTAAACGGAGGAGCGGTCGCTCTAGGTCATCCCATAGGCGCGTCCGGAGCAAGAATAGTTGTAACCCTTCTACATGCTCTTAAAAAACGGGATTTACACACAGGCATAGCTTCTCTGTGCATAGGAGGAGGAATGGGTATTGCAATGAGTATAAAAACGGAGAACTAA
- a CDS encoding acetyl-CoA hydrolase/transferase C-terminal domain-containing protein translates to MSWKNLYESKKVTLDEAINTINSGDRVVVGHAAGEPFHFTENLSSQKDRLKDVEIVHMVALGKSEYCKDGMDSHFRHNSLFAGPGSRKAISENRADYTPVFFSEIPRLFQEKILPVDVALVQLSPPDENGYLSYGVSVDYTKAAVENAKTVIAEVNKQMPFTYGSTVHISELDYIVETDRELFELQPPSITEVEKKIGKNVASLVPDGANLQLGIGAIPDAVINFLTDKKDLGIHTEMFSDGVLELYKKGIITNKLNNLNPGKFTASFLMGTKRLYDFVHKNDLINMQPVDYTNHILVAGRVDKLMSINSAIQVDLFGQVCADTIGYKQYSAVGGQVDFVRAASISPGGKSIIAMPSTTKNDTISKIVLKLDEGACVTTSRNDVHYVVTEYGVANLRGRNVEERAKLLINIAHPDFREQLAKEACNAGLIRSSVLCSCT, encoded by the coding sequence ATGAGCTGGAAAAATTTATACGAAAGTAAAAAAGTAACTCTTGATGAGGCTATAAATACAATAAACTCCGGAGACAGGGTAGTAGTGGGTCATGCGGCAGGAGAACCGTTTCATTTTACCGAAAATCTTTCAAGTCAGAAAGACCGGTTAAAAGACGTTGAAATTGTCCACATGGTTGCACTAGGCAAATCAGAATATTGCAAAGACGGTATGGATTCTCACTTTAGGCACAATTCTCTTTTTGCTGGGCCGGGCTCGAGAAAAGCGATTTCTGAAAACAGGGCAGATTATACTCCTGTTTTTTTCTCCGAAATACCCCGACTGTTTCAGGAAAAAATTCTTCCTGTGGATGTTGCGCTCGTACAGCTTTCTCCTCCTGATGAAAACGGATATTTAAGCTACGGCGTTTCTGTTGATTACACAAAAGCTGCTGTTGAAAATGCAAAGACAGTAATAGCGGAAGTAAATAAACAAATGCCGTTTACTTACGGTTCAACGGTGCATATTTCCGAACTTGATTATATTGTAGAAACTGACAGGGAACTATTTGAATTACAGCCTCCTTCCATTACGGAAGTAGAAAAGAAAATCGGAAAAAATGTTGCTTCTTTAGTTCCTGATGGAGCTAATTTACAACTTGGAATAGGAGCAATTCCCGATGCGGTAATTAATTTTTTGACGGATAAAAAAGACCTGGGCATTCATACAGAAATGTTTTCTGATGGAGTACTTGAGTTATATAAAAAAGGAATAATTACTAACAAACTTAATAATCTTAATCCTGGCAAGTTTACAGCCTCTTTCCTTATGGGGACAAAAAGACTTTATGATTTTGTTCATAAAAATGATCTTATAAATATGCAGCCTGTTGATTACACAAATCATATTCTTGTTGCAGGCAGGGTAGATAAACTTATGTCAATAAACTCGGCCATTCAAGTTGATCTTTTCGGGCAAGTATGCGCAGATACCATAGGTTACAAGCAGTATTCCGCTGTTGGAGGACAAGTCGACTTTGTGAGAGCGGCAAGTATTTCTCCGGGGGGAAAATCAATAATCGCTATGCCTTCGACTACAAAAAACGATACAATTTCAAAAATCGTATTAAAACTTGATGAAGGTGCTTGTGTTACTACTTCACGAAATGATGTTCACTACGTAGTAACAGAATACGGAGTGGCAAACCTAAGAGGAAGAAACGTAGAAGAAAGAGCTAAATTGTTGATAAACATAGCTCATCCCGATTTTAGGGAGCAGCTCGCAAAAGAAGCCTGTAATGCAGGTTTAATTAGGAGTTCAGTTTTATGCTCCTGTACATAA
- a CDS encoding 4-hydroxyphenylacetate 3-hydroxylase family protein: MTLTAENKLMTGEEYIKSLRKRRPLNVYFNGEKIKNPVDHPIIRPSINSVALTYDLAHDPQYKEIMTAKSCITGRTINRFCHLHQSTEDLMNKIRMQRILGQKTGTCFQRCVGMDSFNAVFATTHLIDQKYGTEYHKRFINYMKKVEDNDWVVDGCMTDVKGDRSKRPSEQKDPDMYVRIVERRPDGIVIRGAKAHQTGAINSHDMLIMPTVAMREDDKDYAVCCSLPADAEGVIYVYGRQSCDLRKLDESEEGQIDSGNACYGGQECLVILDDVFVPNENIYMDGEYDFSGVLVEYFAGYHRQSYGGCKVGVGDVLIGAASVIAEYNGVEKVSHIKDKIVEMNHLNETLFSCGMACSACGKKTEAGNYLIDLLLANVCKQNVTRFPYEIARLLQDIAGGLMVTLPSAKDLTNPETSKWVEKYLAGAEGINVKNKMKLLRLIENLTLGRAAVGYLTESMHGAGSPQAQRIMISRLANMEAKRTFAKKLACIDE, encoded by the coding sequence ATGACTTTAACTGCAGAAAATAAACTTATGACAGGCGAAGAATATATTAAAAGCCTTAGAAAAAGAAGACCTTTAAATGTATATTTTAACGGTGAAAAAATTAAAAATCCTGTTGACCACCCGATAATCAGACCTTCTATAAATTCTGTCGCTTTAACTTATGACCTTGCGCACGATCCTCAATATAAAGAAATTATGACTGCAAAATCCTGCATTACAGGAAGAACTATAAACCGTTTTTGCCATCTTCACCAGAGTACGGAAGATCTGATGAATAAAATAAGAATGCAAAGAATTCTCGGGCAAAAAACAGGAACATGCTTCCAGAGATGCGTCGGGATGGACTCTTTCAACGCTGTATTTGCCACAACGCATTTGATAGACCAAAAATACGGCACTGAATATCATAAAAGATTCATTAATTACATGAAAAAAGTCGAAGACAACGATTGGGTTGTTGACGGCTGTATGACAGACGTAAAAGGCGACAGAAGCAAACGCCCTTCCGAACAAAAAGACCCCGACATGTATGTAAGGATTGTCGAAAGAAGACCTGACGGAATCGTAATAAGAGGAGCAAAAGCCCATCAGACAGGTGCAATAAATTCTCATGACATGCTTATAATGCCTACAGTGGCAATGAGAGAAGATGATAAAGATTATGCTGTCTGCTGTTCTCTTCCTGCTGATGCGGAAGGTGTCATTTATGTTTACGGAAGACAATCATGTGATCTTAGAAAGCTTGATGAAAGCGAAGAAGGTCAAATTGATTCAGGAAATGCTTGTTATGGCGGACAAGAATGTCTGGTGATTTTAGATGATGTATTTGTCCCAAACGAAAATATTTATATGGACGGCGAGTATGATTTCAGCGGAGTGCTTGTCGAATATTTTGCAGGCTATCACAGACAAAGTTATGGCGGCTGCAAAGTCGGTGTCGGTGATGTATTAATTGGTGCTGCCTCTGTAATCGCTGAATATAACGGAGTTGAAAAAGTTTCTCATATAAAAGATAAAATTGTCGAAATGAATCATCTGAATGAAACTCTTTTTTCCTGCGGAATGGCATGTTCTGCCTGCGGTAAAAAAACTGAAGCAGGAAACTATTTAATAGACTTACTGCTTGCAAATGTATGCAAACAGAACGTAACAAGATTTCCTTATGAAATTGCGAGGCTTCTGCAAGATATAGCAGGCGGACTTATGGTGACTCTTCCTTCGGCTAAAGACTTAACAAATCCTGAAACTTCAAAATGGGTTGAAAAATACCTCGCAGGAGCCGAAGGTATTAATGTAAAAAACAAAATGAAACTTTTAAGACTCATAGAAAACCTCACTCTTGGAAGGGCGGCTGTCGGATACCTCACCGAATCAATGCATGGGGCAGGCTCTCCACAGGCGCAAAGAATTATGATAAGCCGTTTAGCAAATATGGAAGCCAAAAGAACTTTTGCTAAAAAGCTTGCCTGTATTGATGAGTAA
- a CDS encoding HD domain-containing protein, with product MLDTTKQKSILYILRKYELNPDHSNQVKKLALTLFDKTQGVLHDFFERERDLLEAGAVLHDIGYYISAKGHHKNSAKIIKEEKPQGFSDEEIEIIANIARYHRGKKPKESHENYAALSEPAKALTRKLSAFVRFADALDNSHLSLVTDLDCIYDLFSQNLFVMLKLNMPDFSLEIDKAESKKDLFEEEFKVKIKFRFE from the coding sequence ATGCTTGATACAACAAAACAAAAAAGCATCTTATATATTTTAAGAAAATACGAACTCAATCCTGATCACTCCAATCAGGTTAAAAAACTTGCATTAACCCTTTTTGATAAAACACAAGGCGTTCTGCACGATTTCTTTGAAAGAGAAAGAGATTTGCTGGAGGCAGGTGCGGTTCTTCATGATATTGGCTATTATATTTCTGCAAAAGGTCACCATAAAAATTCAGCTAAAATAATAAAAGAAGAGAAACCGCAGGGTTTTTCTGATGAAGAAATAGAAATAATCGCAAATATAGCCCGTTATCACCGCGGAAAAAAACCAAAAGAAAGCCATGAAAATTATGCCGCTTTATCTGAACCCGCAAAAGCACTCACCCGAAAATTAAGTGCATTTGTCAGATTTGCAGATGCTCTTGATAACTCCCATCTTTCGCTGGTTACTGATTTAGATTGTATTTATGATCTTTTTTCTCAAAATCTTTTTGTTATGTTAAAACTTAATATGCCTGATTTTTCTCTTGAAATTGACAAAGCTGAAAGCAAAAAAGACCTTTTTGAAGAAGAATTTAAAGTTAAAATCAAGTTCAGGTTTGAATAA